From Falco naumanni isolate bFalNau1 chromosome 4, bFalNau1.pat, whole genome shotgun sequence:
GTGCTCGCGGTGGGCTCCCTCCTTCCAGTGGCTGTGGGCATCTCCTTCCAGAAACGgtgaaggaaatgaaagactGTTCAGAAAACATCTGGAGAAATCCCCCGTCACCCCTGTGCCCACGAAAGACTGTTCCAAAGCCACCGTCTGTCACTAGCCGGAGGGTGCTAATAAAAGGGAAGCCACCGTTGTCTTGTCGGGAAAGGAGAGCCCAGCCCTGGTTTCGGTGGCCTGGTCTTTCCCATCTGAGCTCGGGAGCCAACGGAGCGTGCCAAGGGGCAACCTCATCCCCTGGGGACCTGGAGCTCCCTGCATCGACGAGCTGCAAgggccagccagccagagccCCTAATTCGAAACACATGTTGTTTAAATCAAGAGATGACTGTAAAAATAAGGGTCGGATTTCTCTAGCTGCCAAGTCTCCCATGTTAACCCAAGCCTTGCTGTTTCCTGCCTTCTGGCATGTTTGACCTTTCGCATAGTAACCCTGACGCTTTCCACGGAGCCCCAGGATGGCAGGAAGAAGAATAAAGGGTAGTGAGTGAAGACTTGCGTAACCTTCATCCATCCCTAACAGTAAAATAAGGCTGCTTGGACTGAGTGTCACGGACCTTTTATGTCGGCTCTTTAAGGTTTCCCTGCTCTGGGCTAATGATGCCCGAGATCCTCCCTGGGCCAGAGGAACCCCAGAGTAGCTCCAACCCTTGCCCTGTCCTCTGGATCCCGTAGGGGACATTGCAGCCCACGTACCAACATCTTCTCCCCTCCTGGGCTGCCAGCAGTTTACCCAGGGCTACCCTGGAAAGCTGTTGGAGAGAGGATGGGAATGGAGCCTGGGCAGCATGGCTGAGCTCCTGGCAGCTGGTCCTCGTTGGGGGTGGACGGCTGCAACTGATTTTCCATGTTTCTGACTCACGCTGCTTGGAAATTTGTCTCTGCTCAAGAAGCAGCACCGTCAAGAGCTTTTGTTAACTTGCTgacgggggcggggggtgtccCTGGCCCTGGGGAAGGACGAGGCTGGTGctcaggcagcctgtgccaccaCACTGTCACCAGTCCCCTTGGGATGGTGGGGGACAGGGTACAACCCAGGTGGCCACCGAGCAGGTCTGGGCAAGCTGCAGGAGCCGGGCTGGTCCCTCGCTGCCGTGTGCTGAGGCCAGGAGCCACGCAGCCCCTCTCTGGAGCAGGGATCTGGTCCGGCAAAGCTCGTGCTGGGGAAGAGGGGCAGTAAGAGACCCCAGTGCGGGAGGGTTTAGCAGGCAGAACTGTTTCGCtagcagggctgagccccacGGATGTGTGACAGATAAATCATTGCCAGGACCAGGTTTGAGCAGAGACCAAGGCAGATGGGGTGCCTGCTCCAGCCGGGAATGCTGCCAGCGCCTGTCTGGGTGAGACGTGCTGCTGTGCTTAGCCAGGGGCTGGTAGGAAATCCCTGTTGGATGTCTCCGACCTTCGCTGAATCAGAATAACTGTTCCTCTGGAAAATCTAAATTTATCCCTGAAGCAGTGACGGCATAATTCACATATGCCCTATTCCCCTCTCGTTGGAGTCTCCtttaaatttgtaattttcaaCAATAAAGCAACACTGTGAGCAACCTTCCTATAAATCAGCATCTTTCCCGTCCCTCCTGGTGACGTgagcccagggctgagcagctgcaggaattCAGGCAAGTTCAGACCGGGCTGAACTTTTGCACAGTGACCCACAGGGTCAGCACGGGTAGGAGTGGAatggggaaaggcagagaaCAAAGACTCCCATCGCAGCCCGCCTGCTCACAGCCTGCTGTGCACAGGGCAGcgggatggggacggggacgggatggggacagggatggggacgggCTGCCAGGTGCATGGGGGCTGTTTGGAGGAGCTACTTGCTGTGAGTGCAGGATATAATGCCTTTCCTGGTCGGCTGAGGTGGGAGAATTACATGGaagaggagatggggaaggcaACAGGGATGGGGCTGGTGATGAGGATGGCGATGAGGAATGCGCATGGTGACTGGGATAAGGATAGGAATGGGGATGGGAGTGACCCCTCTTCCCACAGAGAGACCTTcacaaaaaataacttcttctGGAGTCTGCTGTTCCCTCCCCAGGGGGTGACCCCAGCTGGGGGGACCCCGATGAAGCACGCGGAGAGCCAGGGCGCAGCCCTGAGGGCCACGGtaccctgctgctccctgggctgctccagAGTCTCAAAGGCCACCAGATCTGCTAGGCAGGGGCAGGGTCCTTGTGGGGTCCCCCCTGGGGGTATGCTCTGCTGTGCAGGACAGAAGGTCCCTCATCCCCCTGGGAGCAAACCTcggcccctccccagccccaaaccCAGCTGGGCGGTTGGGACCCCACAAGGATTTTGGCCACAGCTCTTCTCCATGCAGGACAGACCAGGGCTCCCTCCTGGCATGGAGAAATGCCCGGAGAGACCAGTCCCTGCTGGCCAGGCCAGTTGAAGCTTTATTTAAACCTGAGTGCATCCAGCACCTTCCCAGTGACCTGTGGTCACTCGCAGCCCAGGGTAGGTCAGGCCCTCAGGGAACTTCTTGCTCGTGGATGTGAAAAATTTCTATTTCTCAGGGCAAATTGGAGCTGTCCCAACAGGAAAATATAGCTAAAGCAAAATGCATAAATCATGTGGCTCCTCAACAAGCTTCAGCTTCTTACATCACCTCTCTCCTGCCTCGGCACAAAcactgcaaatgcagaaaataaccAGTGGGAACACGTCGGCTTCGACACCCGGCATAACCCCGTCATTTCCCAGGACAAGCTCCGGGGTTGGGTAacggcagggcagggagcagagccatACACAGGATTCATTTCGCCTGATGTCATTAACCCAGAGCAATAGTCAACACATGAAACTGTGCTTCCCAGTTTGCCCCAGTGACTGGGGGGGAGTTGGTGATTCCCAGTCCGGAGGGCTCGCAGGAGCTGGGTGCTCCAGCTTCAGGCTCAGCAGGCGCAGACGCTGCCAGCTCATTCTCTCCTGGCGTGCCAAAATCCAGCAGGACCAAgatgaaaagaagaattttcatggggtttttttgggggaacAACCCCATCTGGGAATTTTTGGTGGAGCTGTGGCTGTCTGCATTCAGGGTGGTGGGTATGGGCAGAACGGCTCCtcgccggggggggggggggggcagatgTACAACATCTGGCATGATCTGGGTGTGCAAGGGGCACAGGCCAGACAGGTGCACCCCAAGGTGCCACGCAGGGGCCCCAGGCCCTGCAGAGAAGCCTGATGCTCTTTCTTTGCCAGGGGTGACCCCTCCCCATGATGCccccccaccatgtccccagcTCCTCTTCAGCAACTGCAGCAGGGCGAGCACAGAGGGGCCGCCAAACCTCAAATGTTTGGACAAAGCAACAAACATGCttcacattttttgttgtttctttttctcctgcagtgtTTCCTAGCTCgtttgtggttttttctccttcttttcctttttcctcctttgaaaaATTCCTTCTGACCATGAAATAAGTGAGAAAGCCCCCACTGGCGGAGGGGGCTGGGAGCTCTCTGGACTCTGCTGAAATTTCCCaaattcctccttccccagctcctaCCTCTGTGAtttctccctgtgctgtgctgctatTGCTTGCCCTGAGGCTATTGCTCACCCTTTCCCTTTACGCTTGGAGCCAAGCCCAGGGCCAGAACGAGAACAAGAAACAGGGatgaccaaaggaaaaaaaatgaaatcctgAATATTAATCGGGCACGGGAAAAGAAGTTTGGCCGACGGAAGCAGCGGGCGCACACACATCATCGCTTTGATTTGACAAGGCTGAGTGGCGTGAGAGAGGCTGGGCTTCAAAATCAGCTCTGCAAAATGGAGTGGCAGATCTCAAATGCAGGCTCTTGGTAAAAAATCCTCAGGGAAAAGCTGTGCAGGGTGGGAAAGCTGCCCCCAATGGCCACTGCCCTTGGGAAGCTCCCGTGCCACCATGCTGCTTGCACCCCTGGGTGACACGAGGGCTCCCAAGTGGGTAAAACCTGCTGCCAGGTGGTTtgggacaagaggaaaattaGCTTCTCCCATCCCCCCAGGGACCGACGGGCCATGCCcaagctgcaggctgggagcagcagtggtGGGATGGAGACAGAACGGCTGGGGGCTTctgtggggctgaggggaggcGAGCAGGGACCCCCCTGGTCCCACGGGGGCTCCGCCAGCCAGGCACCCAGGCAGGGCCCAGCAGGCGGTGGCAAGGGGGTATTCAGCCCCTAAAGGTGGTGCGGGTGGGaaggcagctccctgctctaGGATGCGCGTTGCAGAGGAGGGACTGAGCgctggggtggcaggaggagatgctCGACGGAGCGGGAGCAGAAGGCCTCCATCTGCTCCGATCCGAAAAGAGCTGAGGGTGGCTCCACCACAGTGTGTGAATTCCTTCGTGGGGAGAAAACAGAGTGAAAATCCCTTTAAACTGGCAGAAAAAGGCAGGACAAGAGGGAAGAGCTGGTAACCAGAGTCTCAAGGATAATTGCAAATAAGATGCACATTTTCCACAGGGGGATGACTGGAGCCATAGAGGGGGGAGGAATTCATCCTTGGCACTCTCGGAGCCCATGAGCATTTAGAGGAGCAAACACCTTGCTCACCCCAGGTGTGCTGAGGAGCTGACCCCAAGCGTGCACCTTCCCCAGGGCTGGAAGCACCCTGCGAGGCATCAGCGGGGAGCCCTACACCTGCACAGTGCGCCCGTACCGGGGCCAGGGCCACCCTGCACCCACAGTGGGCACCCAGCCCAGGACCGCAGCACCCATTTGGGCATGGCCTGGgagccctgtccctgcagcgTACGCCCACTCCaaggccagcagctcccagcagggcaTGTCCAGGGGGTGGGCACAGGTGCAGGCACATGGTGGGGCAGCACCCAAGGCTGGGGGGCTCTGCGGAGGGGAGACCAAGTGGCAGCGACATGGATCCCCAGTGCAGGATGAGGGGCAGGACAGTTggcaggatgggatgggagtGAGGATGGGGATAGGATTGGGATGGGAATGGAGACAGAGattgggatggggatgggggtgggattgggatgggggtgggggagggattGGGAATCAGGACAGGGATTGGGATGGGAATCGAGACAGAGattgggatggggatgggggtgggattgggatgggggtggggacAGAGATTGGGATTGGAATGGGGATGGGGAttgggatggggacagagattgggatggggatgggagtCGGGACAGAGattgggatggggatggggatgggggtgggatTGGGATGGGAATGGGGACAGAGATTGGGTTGGGGATGGGGATTGGGATGGGGGTAGGATTGGGTGGGGTATGGGGGCAGGCATGGGACTGGGGACAGGGATGCGACAGGATCCGAGGGCAGGCGCGGGCAGGGCTCAGCGGCAGGGACCGAGGCTGccccgggcgcggcggccggAGCCCGGGGCCGGTGGGGGCGGGCGAACAaagcggcggggccgggcggcggggcggggccggggcggggccggggcgggtCCCTCCCCCCGCGGTGCGATATAagcggggggcgcggcggcggggcgcgcaCTGGGAGCGGCCGGGCAGACATGCAGCTGGCCGGGGCAGCGCTGGTGCTgtgcgccgccgccgcgggggtgGCCGCGGCTCCGGGACCGGCGGCGGGTCAGGGACCGGCaccggggcgggcggggggccgagcggcgggcggcggcgggcagcaaGGAGCGGCGGGGCGCAGTTCGCCTCCTGGGACGAGGTGAACGTGATCGCGCAcgggctcctgcagctgggccaCGGGCTCAAGGAGCACGTGGACCGCACCAAGGGGCAGATGCGGGAGCTGGGCAGCCGCCTGAGCGCCCACAACAGCTCCATGGGGCGGCTGCTGCGGCAGGCGCGGGAGGCGCAGGAGCGGGGCGAGAGGCTGCGGGCCAGCGTGCGGGAGCTGGAGGGCCGCGGCCGGCAGCTCCTCAACCTCTCCGAGGCCCTGCGGCAGCGCCTGGAGGAGGTGGCGGCCGACAAAGCAGCCATCCAGGGccggctggagcagctggaggggcGCGTCCGGCAGGCGCTGCAGGCGCGGCCGCCCGGCAACCAGAGCGCCAAGGACCTGGGAGCGCTGCAGGTGAGGGGGAGCGGGGGGTCCCGCATCCCCGCGGGGAGAGCGACGGGGGCTCGGCCCTCTCGGGGCGACGGCAGCGGCTGGGAGGGGGCGAGAGCTTGCGGCACCcgaaggggtgggtgggggtcgGCTTCAGGAAAGCGCTGGAGGGACCCGGTGGTCCAGGGGGCGCCGGGCGCACTCGCTGCCCCGGTCCCGCCTCCCCGCAGCGGCCGCGGGGAGAGCGACGGGGGGTCCCGACCGTCCCGGGGCGacgggagctgctgggagggggcgAGAGCTTGCGGCACACGGAGGGTTGGGTGGGGGTCGGCCTCAGGAAGGCGGTGGAGGGACCCGGTGGTTCGGGGGGCGCCGGGAGCACTCGCTGACCCAGCCCCGCCGAGGGTCCCGCAGCGGCTGCGGGGAGAACGAGGCGGGTCCCGACCGTCCCTGGTCGACGGGAGCGGCTGGGGGGCGGTGGGCACCTGGAGGGATAGGGGGACACTCGGAGCAGTGGGTGGGGGTCGGCCTTGGGAAGGCGCTGGAGGGACCCGGTGGTCTGGGGGGCACCGGGAGCACtcgctgccccagccccgccgagggtcccggtcccccTGGCTCTGCCTGTTGCCGCGAGGTTCACCgggctccccccctccccgcccgcagTCCCTGATGGATGCACAGAACCTGAGGATCGAGGAGCTCCTGCAGAAGatcaagcagcagcagtacaAGCTGGACAAGCAGAATCTGCAGATCAAAAGCCTGCAGAGCAAGGTGagctctcctcctgccctgtggCTGGGAGGCACAGCCCAGTCCCCCGCGCTGTGGGGACCCCAGTGTGAACCTTCCCGCAGCCCAGCACTCTGGTGACAGTAGTGGCTTTGCAGCCGCTGCTTGGCCTTGGGAACCCTATGGAGCCCACGGCCCCGGTCCCTGTGCCGCAGCATTGGTGTGAGGGTAGCAAATGGCAAAGCTTCCCAAAGATTTGCACAGAGGAGTAAGAACTGGTGTGTGGGAGCAGAGCCTCCCTGGCTCTTTCCTTTGAGTTTATCTGCAGACTAAACTCGTTAGCATGGGTGTGAAAAACCGCAATCACTTCTGGCTTTGCCAGCCTCACATATTTCCTGCTCCTCGAGGTTTTGGGGGAAGTTCAGCCCCAGCTCTGGTCATGGGGGAGCGAGCAGCAGCTTGGCTGACCAGCTCCCCTCataacagcactgaaaatgagCCAAGataaaactgttctttcagGTCAATCTACTGATCCCCTTGCACCTGAAGGACAACAAAACGCAGTCTCCAAAGTGGAAGATAAACCTGAAGAGTCACAGCCTCACCAACCAGAGTCGGAATGCTAGTGGGGGGCCTGTGTCGATGCAGAGTGAGTATCAAGCCGTGCTGCCCCATGCCTCTGTGCCAGAGCAAACCTGTAGCAGCTGCAAGTGCTTGAAAACAGAAGATACAGTTGTCCTGAGTCAGGATGTGAGATTTGCTTGCAAAACAGCTTAGGAGTTTGGCCAGACTGAGGGTATCTGGAGCATGGGTGGGATACTCAGCAGGAATTCAAGGATTTAAGAGGAATTTTTCTGCCTGACGTTTAGAATGCAGTCAGGAGTGGACAAACACTGCTGACAGGTATTTGTCAAAGAGGATTGGCAGGTGGAGGGGGGTGAATGCAGGCAGGAAAGGAGGATCTGTGCTCCTTGGAGTTACTCTGTTCACCTGCTCTTGCTTCACCAGTCAGGGTCTGCTGGTGGAGGGGAGGGTTAGGGAGCCCTGGATCATGAGAGGAGAGCTGGATCCTTGTGTATCCATCTCCCTTGGCTCATATTTAAGGCTCTTACATGAAAGACAAGTGCCTCAGCTCATGCTATCCTTAGCAGAAGGTGCTGAGCTGCACGAATGCCTGGGCAGCAGAGGCACCGGGCACTCACAGCCCTGGGAAATGTGCACTGGAGTGGGTGAGTGGACCCTGCATCTGGagctcctggctctgcctggaGCATCCTCTCTGCTGGCaagggggctggaggagctcctgcagagcgaagggcagcagagcaggggtccccagctgtgctgcatcaTGCAGCCTCCCTCCTCGACAGGAACTGGTGTCCCAGCAGGATttgctggctgggagcagctgctctCATGTCAACTGAATTGTGGTGCTGGCTCTGTCTGTGCAGCTGTCTGAGGATGTCCGCTGTGAGCCAAACAGAAACCAGGCAGGGTGAGGATGCATGGGGGAATCCTGCCCAGGGCTTAATGCAGGGATAGCTGTAGGAAAACACATGGTAATTTGTATGTGGAGCCTGGAAGCTGTCACTGGTGTGCCTGAAAGCTGGGTGGGCAGAacaaagagctgcagaaattgGTGTGGACAAGGAGAGAGATGGGATGCAGGGCTCTAAACTACCCTCCTTGTGCACTGGTCAGCCCGCAGTGGGGCTACGTGAAGTCTCCCTTGGTCAGAGCAGCACTAGCCAGCCAGGAAACTCTCAGAATCTTTCCCCCACGTTTTTTCCCAGCTCTTTGTGACTTGCCCTCAGCAGTGTGTTATAGAATCTTAGAATCATTTGGGtcggaagggaccttcaaaggtcatctagtccaaggCCCCTGCTTAGCTCTCGGGTTGTGCTGAAACTGGAGTGCAGGGTTCAGGTCTCTGCTACTTACTGGTGGCAGAGGTAGGGTGTGCTGTTGGCTCTCTGCTGGCTGATGAGTGCTGGGTGCAGCAACCCTTGTGAAGCACGGTGGGAGGCAACAAGGGCCCACAGCCCCTGGCATGCTGTGATGTAGGGTGTGTGAGAGCTCAGCACCTTCTTGTGCCATGCTGTCCCTGACAGAGAGaccctgagcatccctggcaTCCTGACTCCCTCCTACCTGGCTGAGCTGTGAGCCCCCCCTTCTCTTGCCTCATCCCTGATGTTGATAtcactgacagaaaacaaattggCTTCCTCTCATTAGCAAGTCGAGTGAGTTTTCTGGCAAATCTTAACAGCACGTTGTAGCTGGTgggccagccctgtgccctcTGCCTGGGGAGGCTTGTGGCTGCTTCCGAGCGCCGGGAAGGCTTGTGCCGGCGGCTCCCCGTGTATTGTTGGGCAGAGCCAGAGcgctggcacagccccagggaagAGCTATGAACTCCACCAGCAGCCCTTTCAGAAAGACCCTTTTATTTGCATCCAGTGAAcacaagtgggtttttttttttaaggctggaGATGGCACGAGGCCAAGCATGTGAAAGTTGAAGGCTAGAAGCAGCCTGGAGAGTGAAAGGTTTAATCGCTTGCAGAAAGAGGATCACGTCTTTAGGCAGAGCCTGTGCTTTCTGGCAGCTGGCCGAGTAGGGGAAAGGTAGAGCCCTGCTTGCTCTCTCCCTGTGGTGCTGGGACTCCAAAATAATTGGGTTGGGGAGGGTGCGGGGGAGGCGATGCAAACAGCTCCAGGCatgccctgctctctgcagggaAGGGTGTTTATCCCAGGTTGGTGACCTACCCTCATGCCTGGAGATCCTGTTGGGTAAATACGATGCCATGCCCGGGGCAGCTCCAGCCAGCCTTGTTGATTCTTCTGTCTTGTTTGGCTAAAtaaagggggagggaaagaaaaaca
This genomic window contains:
- the ANGPTL4 gene encoding LOW QUALITY PROTEIN: angiopoietin-related protein 4 (The sequence of the model RefSeq protein was modified relative to this genomic sequence to represent the inferred CDS: deleted 2 bases in 2 codons) gives rise to the protein MQLAGAALVLCAAAAGVAAAPGPAAGQGRHRGGRGAERRAAAGSKERRAQFASWDEVNVIAHGLLQLGHGLKEHVDRTKGQMRELGSRLSAHNSSMGRLLRQAREAQERGERLRASVRELEGRGRQLLNLSEALRQRLEEVAADKAAIQGRLEQLEGRVRQALQARPPGNQSAKDLGALQSLMDAQNLRIEELLQKIKQQQYKLDKQNLQIKSLQSKVNLLIPLHLKDNKTQSPKWKINLKSHSLTNQSRNASGGPVSMQKLPEDCHQLFLAGQQSSGVFQVQPVGSQPFKVYCDMTAEGGWTVIQRRMDGSVDFDQLWDAYRDGFGDLRGDFWLGLDKIHHLVQEGRYNLLIELEDWEGNSQVVQFVFSLGGESTAYTLNLLGPLSGELENAIGDFRQLPFSTRDRDHDLKADTNCAKHLSGGWWFSTCGHANLNGKYFRSIPRQRHERKQGIFWKTWKGRYYPLKSTTMKIQPAALEAEP